A genomic stretch from Hydrogenimonas urashimensis includes:
- the gatA gene encoding Asp-tRNA(Asn)/Glu-tRNA(Gln) amidotransferase subunit GatA — protein MITLKEALALPKEEMSAFRQDLKKRIEEKRELNAYIALDEVGEGVPLLIKDNIQVKGWNVTAASKILQGYVAPYDATVIEKIKGAGLAPFGRANMDEFAMGSSTETSCYGKTLNPHDPQRVPGGSSGGSAAAVGAGIAIAALGSDTGGSIRQPAAFCGIVGMKPTYGRVSRWGLGAYSSSLDQIGPMTQNVEDAVILYDIISGHDTRDSTSADIDYTPVAPNLNPNRKLKIAVVDNYIKDASPEVQAAYETAVKALEEEGHTILHKEMMGAKYDIAAYYIIATAEASANLSRYDGIRYGNRADNPKDLKDLYLRTRSEGFGEEVKRRILLGSFVLSSGYYDAYYLKAQKVRHLIKDEFEEIFKKADLILSPVAPTPAFKFGEMADPLQMYLSDAYTIGINLAGLPALSLPVQKTSEGLPVGLQLIGRHFDEQTLFDGAMSLERAVAYEKQQGEK, from the coding sequence GTGATCACATTGAAAGAGGCCCTGGCCCTGCCCAAGGAGGAGATGAGCGCCTTCCGGCAGGATCTGAAGAAGAGAATCGAAGAGAAAAGAGAGCTCAACGCCTATATCGCTCTGGACGAAGTGGGGGAGGGCGTGCCGCTGCTGATCAAGGACAATATCCAGGTCAAGGGTTGGAACGTCACGGCGGCCAGCAAAATTTTGCAGGGCTATGTGGCGCCCTACGACGCGACGGTGATCGAAAAGATCAAAGGGGCGGGGCTGGCGCCCTTCGGTCGGGCCAACATGGACGAATTCGCCATGGGAAGCTCCACGGAGACGAGTTGTTACGGCAAGACCCTCAATCCGCACGACCCGCAGCGGGTTCCAGGCGGCTCGTCGGGCGGTTCCGCGGCGGCGGTGGGTGCCGGTATCGCGATCGCGGCATTGGGAAGCGATACGGGCGGATCGATCCGTCAGCCCGCCGCTTTCTGCGGCATTGTCGGAATGAAACCGACATACGGCCGTGTCAGCCGATGGGGGCTTGGCGCCTACAGTTCCAGTCTCGACCAGATCGGACCGATGACGCAGAACGTGGAAGATGCGGTGATTCTCTACGACATCATCAGTGGTCACGATACCCGGGACAGTACCAGTGCCGACATCGACTACACTCCTGTCGCACCCAACCTGAATCCAAACAGAAAGCTGAAAATCGCCGTAGTCGACAATTACATCAAAGATGCGAGCCCGGAGGTCCAGGCTGCCTACGAAACGGCGGTCAAAGCGCTCGAGGAAGAAGGCCATACAATTTTGCACAAAGAGATGATGGGAGCCAAATACGATATTGCAGCCTACTATATCATCGCGACAGCCGAAGCGAGTGCCAACCTGAGCCGGTACGACGGTATACGCTACGGCAACCGCGCCGACAACCCGAAAGACCTGAAGGATCTCTATCTCAGAACCCGCAGCGAAGGGTTTGGCGAAGAGGTGAAACGTCGGATTCTGCTGGGAAGCTTCGTCCTCTCCTCGGGGTATTATGACGCCTACTACCTCAAAGCGCAGAAGGTTCGCCATCTCATCAAAGACGAGTTCGAAGAGATTTTCAAAAAGGCGGATCTGATTCTAAGCCCTGTCGCCCCGACACCGGCTTTCAAATTTGGTGAGATGGCCGATCCGCTCCAGATGTACCTGAGCGACGCCTACACGATCGGCATCAATCTCGCGGGACTGCCGGCTCTCAGCCTGCCGGTCCAAAAGACGTCGGAGGGATTGCCGGTGGGGCTTCAGCTCATCGGCAGACATTTCGACGAACAGACCCTCTTTGACGGTGCCATGAGCCTGGAAAGAGCCGTAGCCTACGAGAAACAACAAGGAGAGAAGTGA
- the guaB gene encoding IMP dehydrogenase encodes MRIRKRALTFEDVLLVPKHSTILPKEVDLSTQLTRNIRLNIPIVSAAMDTVTEFRAAIAMARLGGIGIIHKNMDTETQVKQIKKVKKSESGIIIDPVYIGPDQKIGEAETIMREYRISGVPVVDENMKLLGILTNRDMRFETDMNRLVRDVMTKMPLITARKGISLDEAADIMHKNKIEKLPLIDENGTLQGLVTIKDIKKRKEYPNACKDEFGRLRVGAAIGVGQLDRARALAEAGADVLVLDSAHGHSQGIIDTLVTLKKELEIDIIAGNIATSEAAEDLIKAGADAIKVGIGPGSICTTRIVAGVGVPQISAIDECAQVGHRHGVPVIADGGIKYSGDVAKALAVGASTIMAGSILAGTEESPGETIMYQGRQYKSYRGMGSIGAMTKGSTDRYFQEGTAADKLVPEGIEGRVPYRGRIADVIHQLTGGLRSSMGYCGSKDIPTFWERAEFVEITSAGLKESHVHDVMITKEAPNYHI; translated from the coding sequence ATGAGAATTAGAAAACGCGCCCTGACATTCGAAGATGTCCTGCTGGTCCCCAAACACTCTACGATCCTGCCCAAAGAGGTCGACCTTTCCACGCAGCTGACACGAAACATCCGTCTTAACATTCCCATCGTCTCGGCGGCGATGGATACCGTTACGGAGTTTCGCGCGGCGATCGCGATGGCGAGACTCGGCGGCATCGGGATCATCCACAAAAACATGGACACCGAAACCCAGGTGAAACAGATCAAGAAAGTGAAGAAGAGCGAATCGGGCATTATCATCGATCCTGTCTATATAGGTCCCGACCAGAAGATCGGAGAGGCGGAGACGATCATGCGGGAATATCGGATCTCCGGTGTTCCTGTCGTCGATGAAAACATGAAACTTCTCGGTATTTTGACCAACCGTGATATGCGCTTCGAAACCGACATGAACAGGCTGGTCAGGGATGTGATGACCAAAATGCCTCTCATTACGGCACGCAAGGGCATCTCTCTTGATGAAGCGGCGGACATCATGCACAAGAACAAAATAGAGAAGCTGCCATTGATCGACGAAAACGGCACGCTGCAGGGGCTCGTGACGATCAAGGATATCAAGAAACGCAAAGAGTATCCCAATGCCTGCAAGGACGAATTCGGCCGGTTGCGTGTGGGTGCGGCGATCGGCGTGGGACAGTTGGACCGGGCGCGCGCGCTGGCGGAAGCGGGAGCGGACGTTCTCGTGCTCGATTCGGCCCACGGCCACTCCCAGGGGATCATCGACACGTTGGTCACACTCAAAAAAGAGCTTGAAATCGATATCATCGCAGGCAACATCGCAACCAGCGAAGCGGCGGAAGACCTGATCAAAGCGGGTGCGGATGCGATCAAGGTCGGGATCGGTCCCGGGTCGATCTGTACGACCCGTATCGTCGCCGGTGTCGGCGTTCCCCAGATCAGCGCCATCGACGAATGCGCGCAGGTGGGCCACAGACACGGCGTACCTGTCATCGCCGACGGCGGTATCAAATATTCCGGGGATGTGGCCAAGGCTCTGGCGGTGGGTGCTAGCACGATCATGGCCGGCTCCATCCTCGCCGGCACCGAAGAGAGCCCGGGCGAAACCATCATGTACCAGGGACGCCAGTACAAAAGCTACCGGGGCATGGGAAGCATCGGCGCCATGACCAAAGGAAGTACCGACCGCTACTTCCAGGAAGGCACCGCGGCGGACAAACTGGTGCCTGAAGGGATCGAAGGGCGGGTCCCCTACCGCGGACGCATCGCCGACGTGATCCATCAGCTCACCGGCGGCCTGCGCTCTTCGATGGGATACTGCGGCAGCAAGGACATTCCGACCTTCTGGGAGAGAGCGGAATTTGTCGAGATCACTTCCGCTGGGCTGAAGGAGAGCCATGTGCATGATGTGATGATCACCAAAGAGGCGCCCAATTATCACATTTGA
- a CDS encoding O-acetylhomoserine aminocarboxypropyltransferase/cysteine synthase family protein, producing MKQQTNALHAGYEKDSQGTMVVPIYQTTAYEFRDVEHAADLFALKELGNIYTRLNNPTTDVFEKRFAALEEGEAALATSSGMAAIFYAIANAAEAGDNIVCATQLYGGTLTQAAHTLKRFGIEARFFNVHMPEQIESLIDGRTKVIFFETLTNPSIDVADIEAIVEIADRHGILTVVDNTVATPVICQPLKHGVDVVVHSASKYTTGQGLAIGGILVERRGLVEKIKSNPRYPQFNEPDASYHGLVYVDVPLPLYTLRARLSLLRDLGAVVSPFNSWLFIQGLETLPVRMPVHSANAQKVAEFLVAHPRVEHVNYPGLESDPNHAMAMKYFKNGMCSGLLSFDVGDFERAKEVVDKTEIFSLVVNIGDSKSIITHPASTTHQQLSFAEMEACGVKPGLIRLSIGLEDAEDLIEDLKKALG from the coding sequence ATGAAACAGCAGACCAATGCACTGCATGCGGGGTATGAAAAGGATTCTCAGGGCACGATGGTCGTGCCAATCTACCAGACCACGGCCTATGAGTTTCGTGACGTGGAGCATGCGGCCGACCTCTTCGCCCTCAAAGAGCTGGGCAATATCTATACCCGGCTCAACAATCCGACGACCGATGTTTTCGAAAAACGTTTCGCGGCGTTGGAGGAGGGCGAGGCGGCGCTGGCGACATCCAGCGGCATGGCGGCGATCTTCTATGCCATCGCCAATGCAGCCGAAGCGGGAGACAATATCGTTTGCGCCACCCAGCTCTATGGCGGCACTCTGACACAGGCGGCTCATACGCTCAAACGTTTCGGAATCGAAGCCCGATTCTTCAACGTCCACATGCCCGAGCAGATCGAATCGCTCATCGATGGCCGCACCAAGGTGATCTTTTTCGAAACATTGACCAATCCGAGCATCGATGTGGCCGATATCGAGGCGATCGTGGAGATCGCCGACAGGCATGGCATACTCACAGTCGTGGACAATACGGTCGCGACACCGGTCATCTGTCAGCCTTTGAAGCACGGCGTTGACGTCGTGGTCCACAGCGCGAGCAAGTACACGACGGGTCAGGGGCTCGCCATAGGCGGTATCCTGGTGGAGAGGAGAGGATTGGTCGAAAAGATCAAAAGCAATCCCCGCTATCCGCAGTTCAACGAACCCGATGCCAGTTACCATGGCCTGGTCTACGTGGATGTGCCGCTGCCTCTTTACACACTGCGTGCGAGACTGAGCCTTCTTCGCGATCTTGGCGCCGTCGTTTCGCCTTTCAACAGCTGGCTTTTTATTCAGGGACTCGAGACCCTGCCCGTGCGGATGCCGGTCCATTCGGCCAATGCGCAGAAGGTGGCGGAATTTCTTGTGGCCCATCCACGGGTGGAGCATGTGAATTACCCGGGCCTTGAGAGCGATCCGAACCATGCCATGGCGATGAAATATTTCAAAAACGGCATGTGCAGCGGACTCCTGAGTTTCGATGTGGGAGATTTTGAGAGGGCCAAAGAAGTGGTGGACAAAACGGAGATCTTTTCCCTCGTCGTCAACATCGGCGACAGCAAAAGCATCATCACCCATCCGGCGAGTACGACCCACCAGCAGCTCAGTTTCGCCGAAATGGAAGCGTGCGGCGTGAAGCCGGGACTTATCCGGCTGAGTATCGGCCTTGAAGACGCAGAGGATCTTATCGAGGATCTGAAAAAAGCGCTGGGATGA
- the metX gene encoding homoserine O-acetyltransferase MetX, whose product MKIETKKELFTNALYLESGRILEPYELVYETYGELDEEKSNAILVTHALSGSHHAAGLYEGDRKPGWWDGLIGDGKAIDTTKFFVICVNVIGSCYGSTGPMSQMYPHEERYRLRFPVVTVKDMVKAQRILLDRLGIDRLHAIVGGSMGGMQALRFAVEYPGLTKHTIAMAATYATRPWVIAFNKVVQEAIVKDPKFKNGNYDPKDFAEEGFTGLAVGRMAGHISYLSPESMDRKFGRSYVETDGLFELFGKFQIERYLEYNGYGFSKWFDPLSYLYITKAINIFDISRGYDTLADALKRIRTDLHLIAFKRDLLFMPGEMQEIQTVMNAQGQAGLVNYYEVDSDYGHDAFLVELDKFSDYVADVIGKQ is encoded by the coding sequence TTGAAAATCGAGACGAAAAAAGAGCTTTTTACCAATGCGCTCTATCTGGAGAGCGGGCGGATTCTCGAGCCGTACGAACTGGTGTATGAAACCTACGGTGAACTGGACGAAGAGAAGAGCAACGCCATCCTCGTCACCCACGCGCTGAGCGGAAGCCACCATGCGGCGGGACTTTATGAAGGAGACAGAAAGCCGGGATGGTGGGACGGTCTCATCGGTGACGGCAAAGCGATCGATACGACGAAATTTTTCGTCATCTGTGTCAACGTGATCGGAAGCTGCTACGGTTCGACCGGTCCGATGTCGCAGATGTATCCCCATGAAGAGCGCTATCGGCTCCGGTTTCCCGTCGTGACTGTCAAAGACATGGTCAAAGCCCAACGGATACTGCTGGACCGCCTCGGTATTGACAGACTCCATGCCATCGTCGGTGGATCGATGGGGGGTATGCAGGCACTCCGCTTTGCCGTGGAATATCCGGGATTGACGAAACATACCATCGCCATGGCCGCCACCTACGCCACCCGTCCCTGGGTCATCGCCTTCAACAAAGTCGTTCAAGAGGCGATTGTCAAAGATCCCAAATTCAAAAACGGCAACTACGATCCGAAAGATTTTGCAGAAGAGGGATTCACGGGGCTCGCCGTGGGAAGAATGGCGGGGCACATCAGTTACCTGAGTCCCGAATCGATGGACAGGAAATTCGGCCGCAGCTACGTAGAGACCGACGGTCTTTTCGAACTTTTCGGAAAGTTCCAGATCGAGCGCTATCTGGAGTACAACGGATACGGCTTCAGCAAATGGTTCGACCCCCTCAGTTATCTCTACATTACCAAGGCGATCAACATTTTCGACATCTCCCGGGGCTACGATACCCTCGCCGATGCGCTGAAACGTATCAGAACGGATCTGCACCTGATCGCCTTCAAACGGGACCTCCTTTTCATGCCCGGCGAGATGCAGGAGATTCAGACCGTGATGAATGCCCAGGGACAGGCAGGCCTGGTGAACTACTACGAAGTGGACAGCGATTACGGCCACGACGCTTTTTTGGTGGAACTGGACAAATTTTCCGATTACGTCGCGGACGTCATCGGCAAGCAGTGA
- the xseB gene encoding exodeoxyribonuclease VII small subunit: MEKTQDFEAKIEAAKKIMEQLMDPEIPLETSVKLYKEGMALLKEAGEILENAKIEVETIEKEQSDEEVPL, from the coding sequence ATGGAAAAGACACAGGATTTCGAAGCCAAAATCGAGGCGGCGAAGAAGATTATGGAGCAGTTGATGGATCCGGAGATTCCGCTGGAGACGAGTGTCAAACTCTACAAAGAGGGGATGGCTCTGTTGAAAGAGGCGGGTGAGATTTTGGAAAACGCCAAGATCGAGGTGGAGACGATCGAAAAAGAGCAAAGCGACGAAGAGGTTCCGCTATGA
- a CDS encoding carbon-nitrogen hydrolase family protein: MINVAALQMPTQGMDPKALEQYFKTAKTKEATLILLGEYVLNHFFKELETMPVNMIKDQSDHHLAMIKELSRKYGMVVVAPLVLVKNRKCYKTIVKVTPKSTHTYHQQILIEYGHWNEAKFFANEVKPLEDPLVFNHEGVRFGVIGGFELHFNWFFDRLGARDVDVLLLPTAATFESHNRWREILKTRAFLHNIYILRANRVGEYLDKDIKWKFYGDSMLVTPMGEVENVLEDKESLMVITVDRKEVREAKRLWGFEKQLKKREKSGNS, encoded by the coding sequence ATGATCAATGTAGCAGCTTTGCAAATGCCCACCCAGGGAATGGATCCAAAAGCGTTGGAACAGTACTTCAAAACGGCGAAAACAAAGGAGGCGACACTCATACTTCTGGGTGAATATGTGCTCAACCACTTCTTCAAAGAGCTGGAAACGATGCCTGTGAATATGATCAAAGATCAGAGCGATCACCATCTGGCAATGATCAAGGAGCTGAGCAGAAAATACGGAATGGTCGTGGTGGCACCGCTGGTGCTGGTAAAAAACAGAAAATGCTACAAGACGATCGTCAAAGTCACACCCAAAAGCACCCATACCTATCATCAGCAGATACTCATCGAGTATGGGCACTGGAATGAAGCGAAATTCTTCGCCAACGAAGTGAAACCACTTGAAGACCCTCTGGTCTTTAACCACGAAGGAGTTCGTTTCGGGGTCATCGGCGGTTTCGAACTCCATTTCAACTGGTTCTTCGACCGTCTGGGCGCACGGGACGTGGATGTTCTGCTGTTGCCTACCGCCGCCACTTTCGAATCGCACAACCGATGGCGGGAGATTCTAAAGACTCGCGCTTTTTTGCACAATATCTACATTCTGCGTGCCAACCGTGTCGGAGAGTATCTGGACAAAGATATCAAATGGAAATTCTACGGCGATTCGATGCTGGTCACTCCAATGGGGGAAGTGGAAAACGTGCTGGAAGACAAAGAGTCTCTGATGGTCATAACGGTCGATCGCAAAGAGGTGCGCGAAGCCAAGCGGCTCTGGGGATTCGAAAAACAGCTGAAAAAAAGGGAAAAGTCGGGAAATTCGTGA
- a CDS encoding HesA/MoeB/ThiF family protein encodes MEGYVRYFNRQVLLWGEETQRSLQKKKIVIVGAGGLGSSLAIALGASGIGEIDLVDFDEVSEHNIHRQIAFKLGDEGKYKAQAAAELVESRCPYVKVRPFVMHFEEFAKRKPACDLILDATDNLPSRAEIDAYAKSIGVPWVYGSVEAFNGQVCFIDKSSFDAFKIMDREPAGIAAPIVMHIASLQANLALRYLAKESVKKDLLYYLYFNDEGELITQKFKMPV; translated from the coding sequence ATGGAAGGATATGTACGATATTTCAATCGCCAGGTACTGCTATGGGGTGAGGAGACGCAGCGCTCCTTGCAGAAAAAAAAGATCGTTATCGTCGGCGCCGGCGGATTGGGAAGTTCACTTGCCATCGCACTGGGTGCGAGCGGTATCGGGGAGATCGACCTGGTCGATTTCGACGAGGTTTCCGAACACAATATCCATCGTCAGATCGCCTTCAAACTGGGAGATGAAGGAAAATACAAAGCGCAGGCCGCGGCGGAACTGGTAGAGAGCCGTTGCCCCTACGTAAAGGTACGGCCATTTGTCATGCATTTCGAAGAGTTCGCAAAACGGAAGCCGGCGTGTGATCTGATTCTCGATGCCACCGACAACCTTCCAAGCCGGGCCGAGATCGATGCCTATGCCAAATCGATTGGCGTGCCATGGGTCTACGGATCGGTCGAGGCATTCAACGGACAGGTCTGCTTCATCGACAAAAGCTCATTCGACGCTTTCAAAATCATGGATCGCGAACCGGCCGGCATCGCCGCCCCCATCGTCATGCATATCGCCTCTTTGCAGGCCAATCTGGCGCTGCGCTATCTGGCAAAAGAGAGCGTGAAAAAAGATCTCCTCTACTACCTTTACTTCAACGACGAAGGGGAACTGATTACCCAGAAATTCAAAATGCCTGTATAA
- a CDS encoding phosphagen kinase yields MAFPRFPSDCHSLLCKYLTPELYKRLKDKKSRYGFTLEHLIRSGVANPDSSIGVYVGDEESYDLFAPLLYPIIREYHGVDLHAPHRSDMDPVHLDIDNPDPQGRFILSTRIRVGRNLHCFPLGPAIAQRERLIVECLAVDALKTLKGDLAGAYYPLSGMDEKTKQRLIEDHFLFKEGDRFLEAAGLNRDWPEGRGIFHNEEKTFLAWINEEDQFRIISMQKGGDIQMVFERLSRAVRSLQQRLTFAYSDRLGYITSCPTNLGTAMRSSVHIRLPELGRDRKTFESIAKKFHLQIRGIHGEHSESEGGVYDISNRRRLGVTEVEAVKEMAKGVKALIEEETRRGA; encoded by the coding sequence ATGGCATTTCCCCGATTCCCCTCCGATTGCCATTCCCTGTTGTGCAAGTATCTGACACCGGAACTTTACAAAAGGCTCAAAGACAAAAAGAGCCGCTACGGCTTCACCCTCGAGCATCTCATCCGCTCCGGGGTCGCGAACCCTGACAGCAGCATAGGGGTATACGTTGGGGACGAAGAGAGTTACGACCTTTTCGCGCCGCTGCTTTATCCCATCATCCGGGAATACCACGGTGTCGACCTCCACGCCCCACACAGGAGCGATATGGACCCGGTCCATCTGGATATCGACAATCCCGACCCCCAGGGGCGCTTCATTCTCTCCACCCGCATTCGGGTGGGGCGCAACCTTCACTGCTTTCCTTTGGGACCAGCCATCGCCCAAAGAGAGAGGCTGATCGTGGAGTGTCTGGCTGTCGATGCCCTGAAAACTCTTAAAGGGGATCTGGCGGGAGCCTATTATCCGCTTTCGGGCATGGACGAGAAGACGAAACAGCGGCTCATCGAAGACCATTTCCTATTCAAAGAGGGGGACCGTTTTCTCGAGGCCGCCGGGCTCAACCGGGACTGGCCCGAAGGTCGTGGCATCTTCCACAACGAAGAGAAAACTTTTCTAGCCTGGATCAACGAGGAGGATCAGTTCCGGATCATCTCCATGCAAAAGGGCGGGGATATTCAGATGGTCTTCGAGCGCCTCTCCCGCGCCGTGAGAAGTTTGCAGCAGCGCCTTACCTTCGCCTACAGCGATCGACTGGGTTACATTACCAGCTGCCCGACCAATCTGGGAACCGCCATGCGGTCCAGCGTCCATATCAGGCTTCCAGAACTCGGCCGTGACCGAAAAACTTTCGAATCGATCGCTAAAAAGTTTCATCTGCAAATACGCGGCATACATGGCGAGCACAGCGAAAGCGAAGGCGGTGTCTACGACATCAGCAACCGTCGGCGCCTTGGTGTCACGGAAGTCGAAGCGGTCAAAGAGATGGCCAAAGGGGTGAAGGCGCTGATTGAAGAGGAGACGCGAAGAGGCGCATAG
- a CDS encoding inorganic phosphate transporter encodes MEIKTFAKMQKKAEKKSRGDFLRLGLSLIFMAIVLIATWNKIPGNPFLAVAAVFGAYMAMNIGANDVANNVGPAVGSKALTMMGAIIIAAVFESAGALIAGADVTGTIKKGIIDPAAFTHPEYFVWAMTAALLAAALWLNLATWLKAPVSTTHSIVGGVMGGGIAAGGTFAIVHWGTMGKIAASWVISPILGGLIAAAFLYAIKKTIIYKEQTKEAAMKLVPLYVAVMGWAFITYVVLKGLKHMIKVGFPAAAGFGLIGAAVIFLLVKGAIKKYEHTVTNERESVNRLFTIPLIFAAALLSFAHGANDVANAVGPLAGIYDALAHATISTKAAIPLWVMVIGAIGISLGLALYGPKLIKTVGSEITELDQIRAFSIALAAAITVIIASQLGLPVSSTHIALGGVFGVGFLREWLDRTQRLEYRIKEEKQKLEELKSKLEAFKKELENLEAKETKSQQDYERIVQLFELIGEYEKRVKKESKALKNVYKTKYVQRAAVQKIVAAWLITVPAAAVVAAVIFYIIKGMMV; translated from the coding sequence ATGGAAATAAAAACTTTCGCAAAAATGCAGAAAAAGGCGGAAAAGAAAAGTCGGGGCGATTTTTTGCGCCTGGGTCTCTCACTCATTTTCATGGCGATCGTCCTGATCGCCACATGGAACAAGATTCCCGGCAACCCGTTTCTGGCCGTGGCGGCGGTCTTTGGCGCGTACATGGCGATGAATATCGGTGCCAACGATGTCGCCAACAACGTCGGGCCGGCTGTCGGTTCCAAAGCGCTGACAATGATGGGTGCCATCATCATCGCGGCGGTTTTCGAATCGGCCGGGGCGCTTATCGCCGGGGCCGATGTCACCGGAACCATAAAAAAAGGCATCATCGATCCGGCGGCATTCACGCACCCGGAATATTTCGTCTGGGCCATGACAGCGGCACTCCTTGCAGCAGCGCTTTGGCTCAACCTGGCCACCTGGCTTAAAGCTCCGGTCTCCACGACCCACTCCATTGTCGGAGGCGTCATGGGGGGTGGCATCGCCGCCGGCGGAACCTTTGCCATCGTGCACTGGGGCACCATGGGCAAAATCGCAGCGAGCTGGGTCATCTCGCCTATTCTGGGCGGGCTCATCGCCGCCGCTTTCCTCTACGCCATCAAAAAGACCATCATATACAAAGAACAGACCAAAGAGGCGGCCATGAAACTGGTGCCACTCTACGTGGCGGTCATGGGCTGGGCTTTTATCACCTATGTCGTCTTAAAAGGCCTCAAACACATGATCAAGGTCGGCTTTCCCGCCGCAGCCGGCTTCGGCCTGATCGGCGCCGCCGTCATTTTCCTGCTGGTCAAAGGTGCCATAAAAAAATATGAGCACACCGTCACGAACGAACGGGAGAGTGTCAACCGGCTCTTCACCATTCCTCTCATCTTCGCAGCGGCACTGCTCAGTTTCGCCCACGGCGCCAACGACGTCGCCAACGCCGTCGGCCCCCTGGCGGGCATCTACGACGCTCTGGCGCATGCCACCATCTCCACCAAAGCGGCGATTCCTTTGTGGGTTATGGTCATCGGCGCCATCGGCATCTCCCTGGGCCTTGCGCTTTATGGGCCGAAACTGATCAAAACCGTCGGAAGCGAAATCACCGAACTGGACCAGATTCGCGCTTTCTCCATCGCGCTGGCGGCGGCCATTACCGTCATCATCGCCTCGCAGCTCGGCCTTCCCGTCAGTTCCACCCACATCGCCCTGGGCGGCGTCTTCGGCGTCGGTTTCCTGCGCGAATGGCTCGACCGCACCCAGCGTCTCGAATACCGCATCAAAGAGGAAAAACAGAAGCTTGAAGAACTCAAAAGCAAACTCGAAGCGTTCAAAAAAGAGCTCGAAAACCTGGAGGCGAAAGAGACAAAGTCGCAGCAAGATTACGAACGCATCGTCCAGCTTTTCGAACTTATCGGCGAATACGAAAAACGGGTCAAGAAAGAGAGCAAAGCGCTCAAGAATGTCTACAAAACCAAATACGTCCAGCGTGCGGCCGTTCAGAAAATCGTCGCGGCATGGCTCATCACCGTTCCCGCCGCTGCCGTGGTCGCAGCGGTCATCTTCTATATCATCAAAGGCATGATGGTCTAA
- a CDS encoding response regulator transcription factor, which translates to MALIVVIENERDLLELLEYHLMKEGYDVFASISTQAVERLLKEEMPDLMIVDRNLSGEEGSEFVAKLRSEGIDVPVVFLTAKASQRDIEEGFERGADDYVTKPFNFRELMHRIRAILRRSRPEESETIRYRDITIKPTRHEVAIENRKIDLTRLEYNLLMELIKNKSRVMSREELFDRVWGGEGAYKGKTVNVAINRLKEKIDPDKSKHYIRSVRGVGYQMC; encoded by the coding sequence TTGGCGCTGATAGTCGTCATCGAAAATGAACGGGATCTGCTCGAACTTCTCGAGTATCATCTGATGAAGGAAGGGTATGATGTCTTCGCTTCCATTTCGACACAGGCGGTCGAAAGACTTCTTAAAGAGGAGATGCCCGATCTGATGATCGTGGACAGAAACCTTTCCGGCGAAGAGGGAAGTGAATTTGTTGCGAAATTGCGCAGTGAAGGGATCGACGTGCCGGTTGTTTTCCTGACTGCCAAAGCTTCGCAACGCGATATCGAAGAGGGATTCGAGCGGGGAGCCGACGACTATGTGACAAAGCCGTTCAATTTCAGGGAGCTGATGCATCGCATCCGGGCGATTTTAAGACGCAGCAGACCGGAAGAGAGCGAAACGATCCGTTACCGTGACATCACAATCAAGCCCACACGGCATGAAGTTGCCATAGAAAACAGGAAGATCGATTTGACCCGACTCGAGTACAACCTGCTTATGGAACTGATCAAAAACAAGAGCAGGGTAATGAGCCGCGAAGAGCTGTTCGATCGTGTCTGGGGAGGGGAAGGGGCCTACAAGGGCAAGACGGTCAATGTGGCGATCAATCGCCTCAAAGAGAAGATCGACCCCGACAAGAGCAAACACTACATCCGATCGGTTCGGGGCGTGGGGTACCAGATGTGCTGA